The genomic window AGTTTCGAGCATGACTTAGATCTGAACCTGGATCTaagtttattgtaaaataatattttaaagaacacTTTTTCCTTGTAAATTTTGACACAgcttttttagttaaaaaaatacaaattaatatctACTGTAttcaaatttaatcttaatttataataattaatcaaaaataaatatttaaaaataaattataattactaCCATGATTAATTTCTCAACTTTTATAACTATACCAGTAACGCCACCGCTAGCGAGATTTTAGGTCAATCATAATTACACCCCCGCTATCTTTCAAGTTTTCAAGGGaacaatatgattaattttttagaaaaaaaaaaaattggtaaaattGGGCCCGGGCCCAGTATTCTTCTCAAGTCCGGATCTGTGATTCGGCCCATAATCTTTGTTGTTTAACTTTAAAGAAGCTCCAAACCCTAATCTACTCTATTCATTCATCTCCACTTCCTTTGCAGCCAGAGCTCTTCCGCTTCTCCGCCTACAATGGTAACCTTCTCCCCCATCTCAGATTCTCTTTGcggcaacattttttttcttgattgttgCATCTGGGTTTTCTGTATCTTTCATTTCTGAGGTCGTTTAACTATAAAAAGATGGAGGctgtggttttgttttttgaggttGAAACTGTGATTTATAAAGTTTAGATTCATTAGTAATCAAAGAATTTAATGTTGTCTGCTTTGTTCGAGATTTGGTTTTGTACTAGTGAGTTGTgtgtggttttgtttttgttagagATTTGGCTTTATGCACGTGTTAGTTGCAGATGAGCTGTGTTCTCTAGAGACTTGTGTGTACGAAAGTATTGCTCTTAGTGAAAGTTTGGTTTCAAGGAGAGCGGAAACTTTTGGGAATGGAGGGCTTGTGGGGCTGGTGGTTATAAGTATAATGAGATGCATGATTGAGATGAACGGGTGCATGGATAGAGAGAGAGTtggaatgatttaaaaatatgggCTAATGAGAAAAAACAGCGGTTTTATGCTGATTCAAAATATAGTAAGAGTGAATTTAACGTTTGAGACGCTGCTTGTTTGATGGAAAGCCTGTTCCAGTTGCATTGTATttgcaccttttattttaaattgtggtATTTGAGAATTTGTCTAAGAGGTTGCATCATATTGTTTTcctttattcttgtttttttattgattaatgatatttttattacagGTGAACGTTCCTAAGACTAAGAAGACCTACTGCAAGAACAAGGAGTGCAAAAAGCACACCTTGCACAAGGTCACTCAGTACAAAAAGGGGAAGGATAGCCTTGCTGCTCAGGGGAAACGTCGTTATGATCGCAAGCAATCTGGTTATGGAGGTCAGACAAAACCAGTGTTTCACAAgaaggtttgttttcttattctttccCGGAACTTGACATACATGAAGTCCCGCTAGGACAGGGATCagtttttgagttttcttaccccatattgtaatttgtaatttgCTTGTATTCAGTGGtgggaaaaatattttatgatgtttgaCTGTGAAATCTTGATAGTGTATGTAAACACCAccagaaaacatatttttgtagttACAGAATATTCTCTCTGGAGGCCTGTGATGATTTAAAATTTGCCTACATTGTCTGATCATCTAACTGATGACAGAGACATGAATTCGTTCTGAGGCCTTCCTCCCTTTTTTCCCTGTCCTTGTTGgttgatattaaaatgaaaaatggttACGTTGTACTTGTTATACCACCCTAAAGCTATCTTTTTATTGTATCTGAATTCTCTTTAGAGGCCTATGATGATTTGAATTTGCCTACATTGTCTGATTGTCTAGCCAATGACTGAAACATAGACTAGCTCTGAGGCCTTCTCTTCCCTCCCTTTTTCCCTCCATCTTACACGCATAGTTGAGTTGTtatattgatttcttttctcTGAACAGGCAaagacaacaaagaaaattgtgTTGAGGCTGCAATGCCAGGCATGCAAACACGTGTCTCAACATGCAATCAAGGTTGGTCATGcaagtgattttttattgtggTTTCTTACCTTGTGACTTCAACTGTGCTAATGTTTGTTACTGCCAATGGTTTCCACAGAGGTGCAAGCACTTTGAGATTGGTGGAGACAAGAAGGGAAAGGGAACATCTCTGTTTTAAGTGCATCATTTTGTTCTTTCAGGATTACTTTTAGGTGTCTACTATTTCTAGAACCGAGAAGGCATTATGTgatagttttgttttatttggtttatttaaGACTTTGTATCGGTGAAGAAGTTTGAGGTCATTGTGGAATATTGATTATGATGTTAATCAATTTTGAGCTTATAGTTTGCCGTTGTTGCTTAACGAAATGGACCCAGTCGTTTCTTTAGTGCATTCATAAGAAGGGAAAACGCAGTTGCTGGCTTGAGAAGGGGTGAGCCTCGGCAGTTCATAAGAACTAATGATCTTGATAAGGCAGAGGAGGCGACAGTTGCACCCTCACGCCTATTATCAGTAGAACTACCATTCTCTTAGCTGACTGGCTAGCTAAAACTGCCAGGCTCAAGCAATGCCCTTATAACTGGGTTTACTCTCCCCTGATGTTTGGTATTTATTGCTTGAGATGAATTCAACTTCATTTTTCGCTTAAGTGCAGCTATAGTCAGTCAAGAAACTATGTTGCAGGTCTGCACCACTATCAGCAGTGGGCTTCTGGTCGTGATTTCATGGGAATGAAAAATCGTGGTCCCAATCCCCTCTGACAAGGTCCCAGGCTTCCCTATCCTCCCTAACTATGCGTTCAAATCCGAGTGCGCTAATTTTCATTTACAAACCAGAATTACCAGCATCTTAGAACTATTCCCATTTTTCTCACCTGTTTTCACTATTTTAAAGTTTATACAAAATATGCTTCACTGATATATGAATTCCTAGCATAAACTCCATAGAGGATTGGTGCTGTCCAGTAACCCACCTCCCAAGGACAGTAGAAGCTGAAACAAAAGGCTTCTTCCTTAACCCAGTTAAATGGTGAAGAAAACAGTGTTGAAGAAACTGATTGGCATGAATCTAGACTCCTGGGTCGTCAATGAAGAAGCTAACTCCACCAAAATCATATGGCAGTAAACTTTTGCCGCTGAATCACGCTGTCTCCAGGGTTGATCTTGTGTAGACATTCGGGGTGCAGATTATCTATTCAGTcgagaaataaaaattagaaacaaatcCACCATGAACATGCCAATCATGAAGACTTGTATGAAGTGGAGTTAGTATGAAATTCCTCATGGTTAAATTCTTATGATTGAAGGAGATGttggatttttcaaaatatatatgtacatcaaaaataatgaattatagATTTTTCAGGTGTTCTAGGGATTTGTTTTTGATAGATTTGGAGTTATT from Populus trichocarpa isolate Nisqually-1 chromosome 5, P.trichocarpa_v4.1, whole genome shotgun sequence includes these protein-coding regions:
- the LOC7466878 gene encoding 60S ribosomal protein L44 produces the protein MVNVPKTKKTYCKNKECKKHTLHKVTQYKKGKDSLAAQGKRRYDRKQSGYGGQTKPVFHKKAKTTKKIVLRLQCQACKHVSQHAIKRCKHFEIGGDKKGKGTSLF